The DNA sequence CACcgttcttcatcgctttcaaAGCTTGGGCTCCTCCAGCATCGAGCATCTTGTTCTCTCTTCTCACGTGCCATCGGTAAGCAGTCAAGATGAGCATCATGGCGATAGCCATACCGAAGTCTAGTCGCTcaagatcagcttgctgCTTTGTGATTAATGTTTGACTTGGGGGGATCATTGGGTAAAATGAGACTTACTGGCTCCGAACGCAGCGTAAAGGTGGGGAGGAGCGTAGTACAAGTAACTCGTCCAAAGGTTAGCGAGCCCTCCGATGGAATTGACCATGGCTACGGCTGCGGCTCTTTTCTTGTAAGGTCGAGCGACATGAATGTTGATAGTCTTGATTAAGAAGATCTGGGGGCCAACGGCTGTCGAgggaatcagcatcatggcGAAGTATCTTGCCCCGATGTTGAGAGTGGCGATTGCGATAACGAAAGCAACGACTGAGACGGCAAGCATGCACATCAAGGTGATGTAGATCTTGTTATTTCGCTATGTGAAAAGAAAATGAACAGTTCTTAATGAGCGATGCTCCAGCGTTCTGGCTACGCTCAGCGGATAAAGACTCACGTCAACAAGCCAAGTGAGGCCGTAGAACacgaagatggcgaagacTAGTGTCAAATCAAATTTAGCGATATCGCGAACGAAGGATATTCATGGTGATGAGACATACTGTATGGAGGTGCTGTGAGCAATAGAGTATCGATTGAGTTGTAACCCAAAGATTGGACGACGGTAGGGAAGAAATTGATGATGGAACCCATTCCTTGAGACCAGAAGTTGACAAGCACAAGTGTCCAAATCTGCAATAAAGCTCAATTAGCTCAGGAAGACAATAAGGAGCTTTCGGGAGATTGTGCCTACCTTTGGGTCTCTGAGAGCCATTCTGAAACCTTCCCATGTTCCGGTATCATCGTGTCCCTCGGCAGCACCTGCTTCTTGCTCAAGTCGCCAAACTGCCAAATCACGCTCGACGGGATTGAGAAGACGTTTGGCATTGATCGGGTATTCAGGCTGCAGCGGAAAATAACATCGTTAAATATTTCACCCGACCCGCAGCAGAGCGAGGACTTAccaggaagaaggcaaagatGATTCCAAATCCAACGGTAACAGAACCTTCGCTGTCCGGGAGTCAGCGAGGGTGTATCATGATGATAAGCCAAGCGATCATACGTACACAATGAACAGCCACTGAGAGACGCACCGGGTCAGCAAGTCGGACTTAGCCATGAATTttgttcactcactctccaACCTCGAAGTCCATTTCGTCCATCAAGTTTGAGTACTCCAGCAGCAATCAAACCACCAAAAGCATTTCCAAGTTGTTGACCCATAAATAATGTAGCAAGACGTTTACCGAGCTCCGGTCTGGTGTACCAGGCACTCAAGAAGTAGATTACTccagggaagaagatcgctTCGACAGCTCCAAGGACCACTCGGACCCCGACAAGCTGCGAGAAGTTGTGCACTGCAGCGGTACAGAGGGAGATGGCTCCCCAGGTGATGACGGCGATACAGATATCTGATCATTAAATAAGGTGTCAGAGGATCGTACGCTACGATCTCGAGCATACATCCACCGAACATGCAAGGATGTACTCACAAAGACCTGGTCGGCTGACTCTGGCGATTATCAGATTCGAAGGGATCTGGAACGGAAGGTATCCGACTAAAGAGCGAGAGTAGTCAGATAAGCTGATGAACCCGAATGGTTCAccaaaaggaaaagaagctgatgactTACCGTACAGAAGGGAGATACAAGCTGCGAATTGCTGAGTCGAGAGGTGGAGATCGGTCATAATGCCTTGAAGCTTGGCGGCACCCAAATTGGCTCTGTCGAGGACTGTGGTTCCTCGGTATCAGTAAGATGTGCTAGGATGGTGCTGTACACAATGGGAACTTACAGTTCAAGATATACAGAATCGCGACAATCGGCCTATCATTTATCACATCAGTGCAGTCTCAGCCCGTGCATGCAGAGGTGAGGTCGAGGAAGTACTAACATAATCACAAGATCGATCTTCCTTACGATCTTCTTTTCTAGAGCATTTCTGTCTTCCTCGCTCATTGCCCTCAAGCCCTCAGGCATGATCCTCTGCCTCTCATTCTCGGCGACCTTCTCATCTCGAGTCTCGGcatgatgaagatcgaggTCTTTCTCGTTCGAAACGACGGCTCGAATTGCCTCGTTGTTGCTGACTGGTGGAGCGGGGTCCatcgttctcgtcttcgtGAGTCTTGTCGATATCAAAACACAATTGGCAGATACAGCGATTGACGGTGGGAGAGGAACCAGAGGAGGGCATCGTCCAGATGTTGCCGCTGACCATGTTGATGTTTATACTATATACTCTGCTCATTCCCCTTGAGATCTGGCTGTCGTTATTgcaataacaacaacaatacaCTGTATCTGGCCGATCGAATGTGGAGGTGTTATGTCATGGAAGCCACTCTGTCACCTGATATCTGAGTACGACCGAAGTTGTTCGGGCCGGACGATACCTGAAGCAAATTCTGTACCAGATCTCTGGTATATCCCAGTAAATTAACGTAATTAGATCAATTGTCAGAGATCAACTAAATTGCATTCAGTTGGCATGTACTCGTGCAGGTGAACTCCCTCAAAGCTTCAAGGATTCAGTCGGTCCGATTAAGCTTACCACATCTCAAGGCTGTTTGGCTGTTTAGATATCTGGCTGTTTGGCTGTTTATTGTGTCACAACCCCTGTCGATTGATCTGAGGCTGTGGCTTGGCGAGATTGATTTAGGGAAGATTGGAAAAGccaaaaggaagaagatttACGTGAATCGCATAATCTCGATATGAACAGGGGCATCTTAGTCCGTCCGAGCATTGAATTGCCCACATTTTCCTGTCATGTCATGCCGAGGGCAACTCAGTCCAGAACAGGACTGCAGGATCTGGGGGAGAGCGATCTAGTGAGCAAGCTTACCATGATCACGGTTCTTCTATCGCAGCAGGAACGGATCGGCGGCTGGTTTCACGGCACAGCGGGAATGTTCAGCGTGGGACTGTTCGGGCTCATGACACGTTGAcctgattgatggattgttAGGACAATGTACGATACCCATATGTCCGCctgctcttctccttctttcagGATTTGATGGCTCATGTCGCTAACGATGTTCCGCTCGGAGTCGACCTTCCTTATATtccatttccgcttctccGCATGTTGGGATTATTGCCCCGCTGCAGTTGGCGAATTTGGATGGGAACTGGACGGAGTATCGAGCATACGCTGATGAAGTCGACCGTGCGGGCAATGCTCAATTGTGATTCGATTGCACCTGTACTAAGTCACTGATGCCGATCAGGCACAGACACTTGTTGGTCTCAATCGACTAGTGTATCTGTGTTTTGCTCTTTGTCAGATTGAGTAGAGTGTCGCAGGATTTGGCTGATGCAAGATCTGAAGCTTCTTGTTGAACCTGTCGAATACCCAAAGAGCCGGAAGTCTAGGCTCTTATAAGCAGATATTGTCATAGGACAACCTCTCGCTGCGGGCTAAGTAACCAGGGAAGGGGTCTGTGTGTCTGCATCCTCGAACGCGTTTTTTGGGTATTCAGAAGGCATGATATAAAAGTTCACACTCGATCATCGAAACATTTTGATAACCcttgatgtatgtatatctCGTGAATCAGAGTAAGTCGATGAGCATTTGTCTAGCGAGAGGCATAACAGAGCGCGCAAGCGTCCCATCATAGATACGTTGGCTGCCCTAATATCAATCCTTGTGTACACGTCTCACTCCAGACGAAGAACAGAGCCCCATGCTCGAGCGAAGAGTGAATATGAGATCAGGTTTTAGTCAACACGCTGCTGATCAATGACACATAAAAGCGGAGTCTAATACGGTGCTGCACATAACCCTAAAGCATCAACTTTGCATACCTGTGAGGCTGATATGATATGTTATGCATGAAGCACTGGATCATCGGCGTCTTTGTGATAACACATAGTTGAGATCCGTAGCCGAAGACGAAAATCGATGGACGCAGGTCTTCAGGTGAAAGTATAGCAGTCCTACGGCCTACTTCGCATAAGAACACCGTGCCCCGTAAAGCTGAAGCCTGCCATCGATTTCAAGCGTCGATGAAGACCGAAGCAGTTCTGATATACGTGGACAAGCAAGCTGACGCCGCTGATAATCCAGGAAGCGAGGACACCGTAGAATGATATAAAAACTCGTCGTTGGAATGATCATGGTTACCGCTTCTTTGTCCATCCTCCTTTTTAGGCAGACTACAGCAGATGACTCAGCTCCTCGGCCGAAATTCACGGAGCTGAGTAGGAGTGAGTTAGGTGGTGAATGCCTTACAAACCCATTTGTAATTAGCCTAAACAATGGGCTAATAGATCATTAGGAAAAACAATTATCGCTTACCTAATCAAAGTGGCCAACTAGGCGGCGGATGGTTCCCTTGGTTTTAACCCGATTACACGGCGAATGCACTGGGTGATGAGGTGATTCGACAAGAAAGCGAAGCTTGACTTTTTGACTCTGCTCTCTTATCTTTTTCCTTGTAATTCCACTCaattcttctcatccttctgcaTAATCAAAACACAACAAAACAAacagcaggagaagaaatcaTTCAAGATATTGCGAACTACTACATCAACCCTGTTTCGCGCTCAACCTCATAGATTATTGTATAGAGctagaaatagaaatagaatTACTCCTTCCTCATACATCAGAAACAGAAGTGTACATACGAATTCaacaccaccaccaccaccaccaccaccggCGAAACACATCAGACCTATAACGACTATACCTTTACCTACCGACCACCAAGAGAAAGCAAAAGATAACAAAGGCAAGATGGCACCTATAACTAACGGAGATCACATTGCCGTGACTGAGCCCAAAGCCAAGGGTGAAAAATCTAAGAAACAACATTCTCAAGTTGTCATTATTGGTTCGGGACCTGCTGGACACACTGCTGCCATTTACTTGGCTAGAGCTAACCTCGAGCCAGTCTTGTACGAGGTAAGCCATGTTCCTTCTAACAAAATCATTCATCACTCAGCACGGCCAACGGTACAGTGAGCTGACGTTTGTTACTGATGCATAGGGTATGCTTGCCAATGGGTCAGTCTTTACGCGACGCCGTGCCAAACTCCCCTTCGTCTAAACTAAAGAAGGGTGTTGACTGATTGTTACGACGCGCAGATTCGCTCCCGGAGGTCAACTTACCACTACCACTGAGGTGAGTGACCCCGACAAGCTTGCTTATGTTTTCCAAACGTACAAAGGTAGAGCTTAGCTGACAAATCCAATTGACTTGGTGCAGGTGGAGAACTTCCCGGGTTTCCCAGATGGTGTTACCGGTACCGAGATGATGGACAAGTTCAGAGCTCAATCGTGAGTAAACCGCACTACCTCGTTGACTGGAATTCTACGTGAAGGGCGCTGATTGTTTTGGCCGTACTAGTGAACGATTCGGTACCAAGATCATCACTGAGACTATCGCCAGAGTCGACCTCACTCAAAGACCGTTCAAGTTCTGGACTGagggcgaggaggaggaagctgatttcatGACTGCTGATACGTGAGTCAAACATTCGTCGTATCCTTGCCAGCGTCCTCTCCATCAAACGAACTCGAGCGACATCTCAAGACATCACATTTTCTTGTCTGTGTCTGAGCAATGCTGATCCTGTTGAACCCTGTATTagcctcatcatcgccacCGGTGCATCTGCCAAGAGGCTCTTCCTCCCAGGAGAAGAGACTTACTGGCAATCCGGTATCTCAGCTTGTGCCGTCTGTGATGGTGCCGTCCCAATCTTCAGAAACAAGCCTTTAGCCGTTATT is a window from the Kwoniella dejecticola CBS 10117 chromosome 8, complete sequence genome containing:
- a CDS encoding thioredoxin reductase, which produces MAPITNGDHIAVTEPKAKGEKSKKQHSQVVIIGSGPAGHTAAIYLARANLEPVLYEGMLANGFAPGGQLTTTTEVENFPGFPDGVTGTEMMDKFRAQSERFGTKIITETIARVDLTQRPFKFWTEGEEEEADFMTADTLIIATGASAKRLFLPGEETYWQSGISACAVCDGAVPIFRNKPLAVIGGGDSAAEEATYLTKYGSHVYVLVRRDELRASKIMAKRLVSHPKVTVLWNTVATECKGDGDLLQSLALKNVKTGEESELQVNGLFYAIGHEPATALVKSQLETDVDGYIKTVPGTAQTSVKGVFAAGDVQDKKYRQAITSAGSGCMAALEAERLISEEEAEDDSISAEDVHVPSEGYMGADKE